The Geothrix sp. genome has a window encoding:
- the thiS gene encoding sulfur carrier protein ThiS codes for MILVNEEPLGWHEGMTVRDILRARNYRFPMLVIHVNEALVPKKDYDTTLVPDGAVVKVIHLISGG; via the coding sequence ATGATCCTGGTCAATGAAGAACCGCTGGGCTGGCACGAGGGCATGACGGTCCGGGACATCCTCCGGGCCCGGAACTACCGCTTCCCCATGCTCGTCATCCATGTGAACGAGGCCCTGGTGCCGAAGAAGGATTACGACACCACCCTCGTCCCCGACGGCGCCGTGGTGAAGGTCATCCACCTCATCAGCGGAGGCTGA